A region from the Janthinobacterium agaricidamnosum genome encodes:
- a CDS encoding sulfurtransferase TusA family protein, with protein sequence MEFHKELDARGLNCPLPILKAKKALSELQSGEVLRIMATDPGSVRDFQAFAKQTGNALLSHVQTGTEFVFLMQRK encoded by the coding sequence ATGGAATTTCACAAAGAACTCGACGCGCGCGGCTTGAATTGCCCGTTGCCGATTCTGAAGGCGAAAAAGGCTTTGTCAGAGCTGCAGAGCGGGGAAGTGCTGCGCATCATGGCAACCGATCCCGGTTCCGTGCGCGACTTCCAGGCTTTCGCCAAGCAAACGGGCAATGCCCTGCTGTCGCATGTGCAGACGGGTACCGAATTCGTCTTCTTGATGCAACGCAAATAA